One part of the Vicia villosa cultivar HV-30 ecotype Madison, WI linkage group LG6, Vvil1.0, whole genome shotgun sequence genome encodes these proteins:
- the LOC131610101 gene encoding NAC domain-containing protein 21/22-like: protein MGLRDIGASLPPGFRFYPSDQELVCHYLYKKITNQQILSHSLLDIDLHICEPWQLPEVAKLNANEWYFFSFRDRKYATGFRTNRATISGYWKATGKDRVVLDPMSEEVVGMRKTLVFYRNRAPNGIKTGWIMHEFRLETPHMPPKEDWVLCRVFHKSKEDNNSKLNTQEFIYETTPPSLTLMSSSPTNYQTIPTGYNRIDSFSSSMTTLHHLNPNQNNNSSIINNLFQYSPHTNNNNNNNSTITQISSKCDDEYGFLWNMDLEENSLEDGVASNMDAIRFEVDNNNTTTNNMVLL, encoded by the exons ATGGGTTTGAGAGACATAGGAGCTTCACTTCCTCCTGGCTTTCGTTTTTATCCAAGTGATCAAGAATTGGTTTGTCACTATCTTTACAAAAAGATCACAAATCAACAAATTCTTAGCCATTCTTTGCTTGATATTGATCTTCACATATGTGAACCATGGCAGCTTCCTG AGGTGGCAAAGCTTAATGCAAATGAATGGTACTTTTTTAGCTTTCGAGACCGTAAATATGCCACTGGATTTAGAACAAACAGAGCAACTATATCTGGCTATTGGAAAGCAACTGGGAAAGATCGTGTTGTGTTGGATCCAATGAGTGAAGAGGTTGTAGGGATGAGGAAGACATTGGTGTTCTATAGGAATAGAGCTCCAAATGGAATCAAGACAGGATGGATTATGCATGAGTTTAGGTTGGAGACACCACACATGCCTCCTAAG GAGGACTGGGTATTGTGTAGAGTCTTTCACAAAAGCAAAGAAGACAACAATTCAAAACTGAACACACAAGAATTCATATATGAGACAACACCTCCATCCCTAACATTGATGTCATCATCTCCAACAAATTACCAAACCATCCCTACTGGCTATAACAGAATTGATTCTTTTTCTTCCTCCATGACAACACTTCATCATTTAAATCCAAACCAAAACAATAATTCTTCCATCATCAATAATCTCTTTCAATATTCTCCtcatacaaataataataataataataatagtaccaTTACTCAAATTAGTTCCAAATGTGATGATGAATATGGATTCTTGTGGAACATGGATTTGGAAGAAAATAGCTTAGAAGATGGTGTGGCTTCAAACATGGACGCAATAAGATTCGAGgttgataataataatactacTACTAATAATATGGTTTTACTATAA